One segment of Elusimicrobiota bacterium DNA contains the following:
- a CDS encoding ATP-binding cassette domain-containing protein produces MSIVLEDVAFEWPGGQQLFKDFSLSLDPRRRYGLIGPNGIGKSTLAGLILGDPVPLCGRVRSDVRVSYFTQFERPPDATVEEVLAELWINAGRSDLHSIAALVKDIDQDAPCSRLSGGEWTRVRLLRQLGTGADFIILDEPTNNLDRDARDGVLAFARTTGRGLLVISHDRELLEEVDSILELSNQGLSVFGGNWSFYAGERSKERARLAGDLERAGKEKNKARRERADKLQMQEKRMRQGEKAAPKQGLPKILLGMKKRRAQKTLGKIRQEADAAYDEKALSARGAYERQKTDPVIYADFPDTKVPASKLVFEARGLNFRFAGAPRELWSKGVTHAMHGPARLALSGKNGSGKTTFLDLLTGFRKPKGTLTGELKLGGLAYGMLDQRSDLLDEGRSVFENASAGNRRGPVEVRNLLAQFLFQGARADQKVATLSGGERLRASLAKLLLAEPAPRLLVLDEPTNNLDIVNLEFLEGALSRYQGALIVVSHDRTFLEKIGVEDVLRLS; encoded by the coding sequence ATGAGCATCGTCCTCGAGGATGTCGCCTTCGAGTGGCCCGGCGGCCAGCAGCTCTTCAAGGACTTCTCCCTCTCCCTGGACCCCCGCCGCCGCTACGGCCTCATCGGCCCCAACGGCATAGGGAAGTCCACACTGGCCGGCCTCATCCTGGGCGACCCCGTCCCCCTCTGCGGTCGGGTACGCAGCGACGTCCGCGTCTCGTACTTCACGCAGTTCGAGCGGCCGCCGGACGCCACGGTGGAGGAGGTCCTCGCGGAGCTCTGGATCAACGCCGGCCGCTCCGACCTGCACAGCATCGCGGCGCTGGTCAAGGACATCGACCAAGACGCGCCCTGCAGCCGCCTGAGCGGCGGGGAATGGACCCGCGTGCGCCTGCTGCGCCAGCTCGGCACGGGCGCGGACTTCATCATCCTCGATGAGCCCACCAACAACCTCGACCGCGACGCCCGCGACGGCGTCCTCGCCTTCGCCCGCACGACGGGCCGAGGTCTCCTCGTCATCTCCCACGACCGCGAGCTGCTCGAGGAGGTGGACAGCATCCTCGAGCTCTCCAACCAGGGGCTCTCCGTCTTCGGCGGGAACTGGAGCTTCTACGCCGGAGAGCGCTCGAAGGAGCGCGCACGCCTCGCCGGAGACCTCGAACGGGCGGGCAAGGAGAAGAACAAGGCCCGGCGCGAACGCGCCGACAAGCTCCAGATGCAGGAGAAGCGCATGCGCCAGGGAGAGAAGGCCGCGCCCAAGCAGGGCCTGCCCAAGATCCTCCTCGGGATGAAGAAGCGGCGGGCGCAGAAGACGCTGGGGAAGATCCGCCAGGAGGCCGACGCCGCCTATGACGAGAAGGCCCTCTCCGCCCGCGGGGCCTACGAGCGCCAGAAGACCGACCCCGTCATCTACGCCGACTTCCCCGACACGAAGGTGCCCGCCTCCAAGCTCGTCTTCGAGGCCCGGGGGCTCAACTTCCGCTTCGCCGGGGCCCCCCGGGAACTCTGGAGCAAAGGCGTCACCCATGCCATGCACGGTCCCGCGCGCCTCGCCCTGTCCGGGAAGAACGGCTCAGGGAAGACGACCTTCCTCGACCTCCTGACCGGCTTCCGCAAGCCGAAGGGGACGCTCACCGGCGAACTCAAGCTGGGCGGGCTCGCGTACGGCATGCTCGACCAGCGCTCCGACCTGCTCGACGAGGGACGGAGCGTCTTCGAGAACGCCTCCGCCGGGAACCGCCGCGGCCCCGTCGAGGTCCGCAACCTCCTCGCCCAGTTCCTCTTCCAGGGCGCCCGGGCCGACCAGAAGGTCGCCACCCTGAGCGGCGGCGAGCGCCTGCGCGCCTCGCTCGCGAAGCTCCTCCTCGCCGAGCCCGCCCCCCGACTCCTCGTGCTCGACGAGCCCACCAACAACCTCGACATCGTGAACCTCGAGTTCCTCGAAGGAGCCCTCTCCCGCTACCAGGGCGCCCTCATCGTGGTGTCCCATGACAGGACATTCCTCGAAAAAATTGGCGTAGAAGACGTTCTGAGGTTGAGTTAG
- a CDS encoding DUF6498-containing protein — MKRFLDYLTDSSARWLVASNAATLILALLLRWDLMYLLVVYWCQSVIIGYYNWRRMRALKSFSTAGFTSNGRAVPENEKGKLETARFFAIHYGFFHFVYAAFLLKMSKAFGPEDWAGLAVAVLAFQRNHGYSFQYHVVQDLKRRMNIGSLLFFPYLRVLPMHVMILAGAVLGGTSVKAMLMFAALKTGSDLLMHAIEHHWDGEALGEDS; from the coding sequence GTGAAAAGGTTCCTCGACTACCTCACGGACTCCTCGGCCCGGTGGCTGGTCGCATCCAACGCGGCGACCCTGATCCTGGCGCTGCTGCTGCGCTGGGATCTGATGTACCTGCTCGTCGTCTATTGGTGTCAGAGCGTCATCATCGGGTACTACAACTGGCGGAGGATGAGGGCGCTCAAAAGCTTCAGCACGGCGGGCTTCACCTCGAACGGGCGCGCGGTCCCGGAGAACGAGAAGGGGAAGCTCGAGACGGCCCGGTTCTTCGCCATCCACTACGGGTTCTTCCACTTCGTGTACGCGGCCTTCCTGCTCAAGATGAGCAAGGCCTTCGGGCCCGAGGACTGGGCGGGCCTGGCCGTCGCGGTGCTGGCCTTCCAGCGCAACCACGGCTACTCCTTCCAGTACCATGTCGTGCAGGACCTCAAACGAAGGATGAACATCGGGAGCCTTCTGTTCTTCCCGTACCTGCGCGTGCTCCCGATGCACGTCATGATCCTCGCGGGGGCCGTCCTCGGTGGGACGTCGGTGAAGGCGATGCTCATGTTCGCGGCGCTCAAGACGGGGTCGGACCTGCTGATGCACGCCATCGAGCATCATTGGGATGGGGAAGCGTTGGGAGAAGATTCATGA
- a CDS encoding phospholipid scramblase-related protein: MSDLLARNIWVIQQKKEWTEILTGFETRNRYEILSDKAEGIGFVAEEGEGFLKWITRVFLRGHRPFVIAILDASKNVVLRVRRPWFWIWSSTFVEDAAGKPLGAIHRKFRLFGRRFEVHDAAGQLTGRVDAGFFRIWTFDLMDAMGAKTGTITKKWGGLLKEAFTDSDRFVVALEGPAAPQNADAKAVLLGAALALDFDYFEDNNRR; the protein is encoded by the coding sequence ATGAGCGATCTTCTTGCGCGCAACATCTGGGTCATACAGCAGAAGAAGGAGTGGACGGAGATTTTGACGGGGTTCGAGACGCGGAACCGCTACGAGATCCTCTCCGACAAGGCGGAGGGGATAGGGTTCGTGGCGGAGGAGGGGGAGGGGTTCCTGAAATGGATCACGCGCGTGTTCCTGCGGGGGCACCGGCCCTTCGTCATCGCCATCCTGGACGCGAGCAAGAACGTCGTCCTGCGGGTCCGGCGGCCGTGGTTCTGGATCTGGTCCTCGACCTTCGTCGAGGACGCGGCGGGCAAGCCGCTGGGGGCCATCCACCGGAAGTTCCGGCTCTTCGGCCGGCGCTTCGAGGTGCACGACGCGGCGGGTCAGCTCACGGGGCGGGTGGACGCGGGGTTCTTCCGCATCTGGACCTTCGACCTTATGGACGCGATGGGCGCGAAGACGGGCACCATCACGAAGAAGTGGGGCGGGCTCCTGAAGGAGGCGTTCACGGACTCCGACCGCTTCGTGGTCGCCCTCGAGGGCCCTGCGGCCCCGCAGAACGCGGACGCGAAGGCGGTCCTGCTGGGCGCGGCGCTCGCGCTCGACTTCGACTATTTTGAAGACAATAACCGACGGTAA
- a CDS encoding CsgG/HfaB family protein, with product MKSMAKALVLAIGVGGCASVSRNEYGVAKSNAVTEVSQAFVAKPKWKIAVLPFKNSGKNGTASDIADTLSTHLMGMGFRVVERTQLEAVFSELKLNMSGAISASELKRAGEMAGVDLLVFGTASYEYVPEHTYMAPKINSYTGKYSGQVGEATGAYHTLDGETAKFVDVESGEILINSFCNEKPRSKSFSLDIANSIQSKLISLGVLKKPAR from the coding sequence ATGAAGAGCATGGCGAAGGCGCTGGTGCTGGCGATCGGGGTGGGGGGGTGCGCGAGCGTATCGAGGAACGAGTACGGGGTCGCAAAGAGCAATGCGGTGACGGAGGTCTCGCAGGCTTTCGTCGCCAAGCCGAAGTGGAAGATCGCGGTCCTGCCGTTCAAGAACAGCGGGAAGAATGGGACCGCTTCGGACATCGCGGACACGCTTTCGACGCACCTGATGGGGATGGGCTTCCGCGTCGTCGAGAGGACGCAGCTGGAAGCGGTCTTCTCGGAGCTGAAGCTGAACATGAGCGGGGCGATCAGCGCTTCGGAGCTCAAACGCGCGGGGGAGATGGCGGGAGTCGACCTGCTGGTCTTCGGGACGGCCTCCTACGAGTATGTCCCGGAACATACCTATATGGCGCCGAAGATCAATTCCTACACGGGCAAATATTCCGGACAGGTCGGGGAGGCGACGGGAGCGTACCACACCCTCGACGGGGAGACCGCCAAGTTCGTCGACGTGGAAAGCGGCGAGATCCTGATCAACTCCTTCTGCAACGAGAAGCCGCGCTCGAAATCGTTCTCTCTGGACATCGCGAACAGCATCCAGTCGAAGTTGATCTCGCTCGGAGTGCTCAAGAAGCCGGCACGATAA